The nucleotide sequence tttgggGGAAAAggataaaacaaattttacaTTAATGTCTATATGCAATGAAGTGCACCACAAAAAACTTACACACACAcacacacaaaaaaaaacaggaATATCTTATATAGCTAACAATActatttcatattatatgttttttaaatatatatttatttcttaagGTATTACAAATTTTACCAATTTTGACTTTATAacctttttatttattatcattttttttacacttttattatttaaaagttattgtaaattaattttctctgtttattaattttttttgtttttctttttagTCCTAAATGTACTAATTAAATTGTGTTTAATTTCCATAAAGAGAATTTATTTCGTTGTATTATAATTCTTTAAATTTGATGgaaaaagcaaaaaaattgttaattGTTTAATAGTTtgtaattattaaatatattttgttttgtttttttctttactGAGAAAAAGTTAAACtagaaaattaaaaaatattaaacaattttattttatcatgccaaaaaatgtatacatAATTATACATGTTTATTAATGAGGCAAATTTAAGTgtttacaaaaattaatacaatatatattatatatatggaatGTTAAgggaaaaattatatattatatttcctGCATATCGCACATTCCATATATTTCCGTCTATACATATTTTGCACATCTTCGTTAATTAGTACATTTTTCGCATTTCTCAATTTTTATACGattgattttttttgaataagttttcattattattactggGGTGATAAGACATTATACCGATTTgcttattaatataattattaatttacttacaataaaaaaattataaaatggGAAGCAGAtgttcaaaaaataaagcaaaGGCCCCCAAACGTAGGGACATGAATGAATTAACTGAAAAGGAAAATTTTGAAGGTGATCAAAATGAGGAAACCCCACAAGCTATAGATATGGATGTTCCTGAAGATCCGATTGAAAACGAATATGATGAGCACGTCGAAGATGATAATTTAGATTTGGATATAAATGACAATAAATCTTTTGATAGAAATTTAGACGATTTAGACAAATCAAATTCTGATATATATTCAGAATCccataaatatgaaaatgatagTGATAAATTGGAAACAGGATCACAATTAACCTTATCTACCGATGCTACTGGAATTGTTCAacaaataacaaaattaacTGAACCCGCTCATGAagaaagtatatataatacatataaatctACCACTCCATGTGATTTGGATAAAATGGATGAGACTgccaaaatattttcaagaCGATGTGGATGCGATCTTGGAGATCGTCATGACGAAAATGCTTGCAAAATATGTAGAAAGATTGATTTATCCGATACCCCATTATTGGCTTAATATGTGTAcctttgtatatatttgtaagGAGTTTCATTTTggcataaatatttaactTTATTCTAATcaatattcttttttttttttttttttttaaagatttataaaaaagttaaaataACTTATGTTTTCGTTACATTACAttatacaattatatatatacaattgtATTTACATGTCTTTAATTGTTTTCATTACCCACAcacatttattaattcaatgtgaaataatatttacatttttgtaataaattatttttacattgcTTCGTTATCTATACATAATAAGaataaatagtaataaaaaactgcatgcttattttatacttaattagatatttatttgggttagaaaaaaatgtgtactataataaaaatatattttgctcccatttttacataatataaattattacatactataattaaaattaaagataATCACAATATAATGGCAGCAATAGGATAATATtcttgattttttttatttgtttatttagAATGTTCTCTGACACATTTTGTGTTAGTAAGAAATGTTTGTTCATCTGATTAAAGGAGGTATGTATAATGTGAAcgttttaataattttactttttgtacccaaaaacaattttaatgatTTGTAGACAAATACA is from Plasmodium berghei ANKA genome assembly, chromosome: 14 and encodes:
- a CDS encoding glideosome-associated protein 45, putative, translating into MGSRCSKNKAKAPKRRDMNELTEKENFEGDQNEETPQAIDMDVPEDPIENEYDEHVEDDNLDLDINDNKSFDRNLDDLDKSNSDIYSESHKYENDSDKLETGSQLTLSTDATGIVQQITKLTEPAHEESIYNTYKSTTPCDLDKMDETAKIFSRRCGCDLGDRHDENACKICRKIDLSDTPLLA